The following proteins come from a genomic window of Achromobacter sp. AONIH1:
- a CDS encoding nuclease domain-containing protein, whose translation MLTRKTPLKRRKPMARGRPPRSTAPTIRATKPKPPPRASMKARKKGGKKPPKTVYRNQALLELAEGEECLLRVPGWCQGGTDSTVACHSNRLQDGKGKGIKAHDWAIAFGCVACHWFIDQSSESHALKLSYFVPGLRLTRARLITLSKWPDEAERGFQLNYGTAE comes from the coding sequence ATGCTGACGCGCAAGACACCGCTCAAGCGGCGCAAGCCCATGGCGCGAGGCAGGCCGCCGAGGTCCACGGCGCCGACGATCCGAGCCACGAAGCCCAAGCCGCCGCCCCGCGCGTCGATGAAGGCCCGCAAGAAGGGGGGAAAGAAGCCGCCCAAGACCGTTTACCGCAATCAGGCACTACTTGAGCTGGCCGAGGGCGAGGAATGCTTGCTGCGCGTGCCTGGGTGGTGCCAGGGTGGCACTGACAGCACCGTTGCATGCCATTCCAACCGCTTGCAGGACGGCAAGGGCAAGGGCATCAAGGCCCACGATTGGGCCATCGCTTTCGGTTGCGTTGCGTGCCACTGGTTCATCGACCAATCGAGCGAGTCGCACGCCCTGAAGTTGTCCTATTTCGTGCCTGGCCTGCGCTTGACGCGGGCGCGGCTCATTACCCTAAGCAAGTGGCCGGACGAAGCCGAGCGCGGCTTTCAACTGAACTACGGGACGGCTGAATGA